In Crinalium epipsammum PCC 9333, the following are encoded in one genomic region:
- the aroQ gene encoding type II 3-dehydroquinate dehydratase — protein sequence MLTEHLQVVSVLVLHGPNLNLLGRREPGIYGSVTLEAINRLLEEEAQKLEAEISAHQSNHEGVLVDAIHDAQGKHQGILINAGAYTHTSVAIRDAIAAVNIPTVEVHLSNIYRREEFRHHSFIAPIAIGQISGFGADSYRLGLHALVNHLRQSNA from the coding sequence GTGTTAACCGAACATTTGCAAGTGGTGAGTGTACTGGTTCTGCATGGCCCCAATCTTAATCTATTGGGGCGTAGAGAGCCAGGAATATATGGCAGTGTGACATTAGAAGCAATTAATCGCTTATTAGAAGAGGAAGCACAGAAACTAGAGGCGGAAATATCGGCTCATCAATCAAATCACGAAGGTGTTTTAGTCGATGCTATCCATGATGCCCAAGGAAAGCATCAGGGTATTTTGATTAATGCTGGTGCTTATACTCATACAAGTGTAGCTATTCGAGATGCGATCGCCGCAGTAAATATTCCTACAGTTGAAGTGCATCTGAGCAATATTTATCGTCGTGAAGAATTTCGCCACCATTCATTTATCGCACCGATAGCTATTGGACAAATCAGTGGCTTTGGCGCTGATAGTTATCGTTTGGGATTACACGCTTTGGTTAATCACCTCAGACAATCAAATGCTTGA
- a CDS encoding competence/damage-inducible protein A, producing the protein MTAEVICVGTELLLGDILNTNAQFLAKQLAGLGIPHYYQTVVGDNPERLKQVLEIATARSPQGGGLARTQILLFTGGLGPTPDDLTTETIADFFNAPLVERPEVIEDITRKYAQRGREMTPSNRKQALIPQGADILPNPAGTAPGIIWQPRPNLTILTFPGVPSELKRMWQETAVPYLKSQGWGKQIIYSRMLRFWGIAESALAEKVSSLLDLPNPTVAPYAGQGEVRLRVSAFASSETAALELIKPVEQEIQQIAGLDYYGADNDTLASVVGQLLQSSGQTLSVAESCTGGGLGQMLTTISGSSSYFMGGVISYDNQVKISLLDVNPEDLAQHGAVSDLVAQQMAIGVKQRLATDWGVSITGIAGPGDGTETKPVGLVYIGIAAPDNTVESLKYQLNPQQERSLIRQMSACQALDLLRRKLLANSSRR; encoded by the coding sequence ATGACTGCTGAAGTTATCTGTGTCGGAACCGAGTTACTGCTAGGGGATATTCTTAATACTAATGCCCAGTTTTTAGCAAAACAGTTAGCTGGGCTAGGAATTCCTCATTACTATCAAACCGTAGTGGGAGATAACCCAGAACGTCTCAAGCAGGTATTGGAAATTGCTACAGCGCGATCGCCACAAGGCGGCGGGCTTGCGCGAACGCAAATTTTACTTTTTACTGGCGGTCTTGGTCCGACACCAGATGACCTCACCACTGAAACAATTGCTGATTTCTTTAACGCCCCGCTAGTTGAACGTCCAGAGGTAATTGAAGATATTACCCGTAAATATGCCCAACGGGGGCGTGAAATGACACCCAGCAACCGCAAACAAGCTTTGATTCCTCAAGGCGCGGATATTTTGCCCAACCCCGCAGGCACAGCCCCAGGAATCATCTGGCAACCCCGCCCTAACTTGACAATTCTTACCTTTCCAGGTGTGCCAAGCGAATTAAAGCGGATGTGGCAAGAAACAGCCGTTCCCTACCTCAAAAGTCAAGGTTGGGGCAAACAAATCATTTATAGCCGAATGCTACGCTTCTGGGGCATTGCTGAATCTGCTTTAGCTGAAAAAGTATCTTCTTTACTTGATTTACCTAATCCGACAGTTGCACCTTATGCGGGTCAAGGCGAAGTAAGATTGCGAGTTTCTGCCTTTGCTAGTTCAGAAACAGCAGCACTTGAACTAATTAAGCCAGTTGAGCAAGAAATACAACAAATTGCTGGATTAGACTATTACGGCGCTGATAATGATACCCTCGCCTCAGTAGTTGGTCAATTGTTGCAATCATCAGGTCAAACGCTGAGTGTCGCTGAATCTTGTACTGGCGGTGGGTTGGGACAAATGCTTACTACTATTTCTGGTAGTTCCAGCTACTTTATGGGTGGCGTAATTTCTTATGATAATCAGGTAAAAATCTCTCTATTAGATGTCAACCCTGAAGATTTAGCCCAACATGGTGCTGTGAGTGATTTAGTTGCCCAGCAAATGGCTATAGGAGTTAAGCAGCGTTTGGCGACTGACTGGGGAGTTAGTATCACTGGTATTGCTGGCCCTGGAGATGGTACAGAGACTAAACCTGTAGGGCTTGTCTACATCGGCATTGCTGCACCGGATAACACTGTAGAAAGCTTGAAGTATCAGCTAAATCCTCAGCAAGAGCGGTCTTTGATTCGGCAGATGTCAGCTTGTCAAGCCCTAGACTTACTACGACGCAAATTACTTGCCAATTCCTCTAGGCGATAA
- the glyA gene encoding serine hydroxymethyltransferase: MSQTNLDFLGSTDPAIAGLIQQELQRQRDHLELIASENFTSAAVLAAQGSVLTNKYAEGLPGKRYYGGCEFVDKVEQLAIDRIKQLFGAAHANVQPHSGAQANFAVFLTLLEPGDTIMGMDLSHGGHLTHGSPVNVSGKWFKVCHYGVNKETEQLDYEQIRELALQHRPKLLICGYSAYPRIIDFEKFRAIADEVGAYLLADIAHIAGLVATGHHPNPVPYCDVVTTTTHKTLRGPRGGLIMTRDAELGKKLDKAVFPGTQGGPLEHVIAGKAVAFYEALQPAFKEYSGNVIENARAMANQLQKRGLNIVSGGTDNHLMLVDLRSIGMTGKKADQLLGDVNITANKNTVPFDPESPFVTSGIRLGSPAMTTRGMGVAEFTEIANIIADRLLNPESEAVANDCKRRIATLCDRFPLYPHLNIPVPAMV, translated from the coding sequence GTGTCTCAAACCAATTTAGATTTTCTTGGCTCCACTGATCCGGCTATTGCTGGGTTGATTCAGCAAGAACTCCAGCGTCAACGCGACCATTTGGAGTTAATTGCTAGTGAAAACTTTACTTCAGCAGCAGTTTTAGCGGCTCAAGGTTCGGTGTTGACAAATAAGTATGCCGAAGGTTTGCCAGGAAAACGCTATTACGGTGGCTGCGAATTTGTAGATAAAGTTGAGCAGTTGGCGATTGACCGCATTAAACAGCTATTTGGTGCGGCTCATGCTAATGTTCAACCTCATTCTGGCGCTCAAGCTAATTTTGCGGTATTCCTGACGCTTCTAGAACCAGGCGATACCATTATGGGGATGGATTTGTCTCATGGTGGTCATTTAACTCATGGCTCTCCTGTGAATGTATCAGGAAAATGGTTTAAGGTTTGCCACTATGGAGTCAACAAGGAAACTGAGCAATTAGACTACGAACAAATTCGGGAATTGGCGCTACAACATCGTCCGAAATTGTTAATTTGCGGCTATTCTGCTTATCCTCGGATTATTGATTTTGAAAAGTTCCGCGCGATCGCAGATGAAGTGGGTGCATACTTATTAGCAGATATCGCTCATATCGCTGGCTTAGTTGCAACAGGTCATCATCCTAACCCCGTCCCTTACTGTGATGTAGTTACTACCACCACCCACAAAACTTTACGTGGGCCCAGAGGTGGTTTAATTATGACCCGTGATGCGGAATTGGGTAAAAAATTAGATAAAGCTGTTTTCCCTGGTACTCAAGGCGGCCCACTAGAACACGTCATTGCAGGTAAGGCAGTGGCTTTTTATGAAGCTTTACAGCCTGCTTTTAAAGAATATTCCGGTAATGTAATTGAGAATGCCCGTGCAATGGCAAATCAGTTACAAAAACGTGGCTTAAATATTGTTTCTGGTGGCACAGATAATCATTTAATGCTGGTAGATTTACGTTCTATTGGCATGACTGGGAAGAAAGCTGACCAATTGTTAGGCGATGTTAATATTACAGCCAACAAAAATACAGTTCCCTTCGATCCTGAGTCACCGTTTGTAACTAGCGGTATCCGTCTCGGTTCACCTGCGATGACTACACGCGGTATGGGTGTGGCAGAATTCACAGAGATTGCTAATATTATTGCTGATCGCCTGTTGAATCCTGAATCGGAAGCAGTAGCTAATGATTGTAAGCGTCGAATAGCTACTTTGTGCGATCGCTTCCCCCTCTATCCTCACCTCAACATTCCCGTACCAGCAATGGTTTAA
- a CDS encoding Tic20 family protein → MSWRGSVTPQDRVFASLPYLLPLIDVLPFGAVLFAQFPSLRLLFLPLQPLIIINSIPFASLIIFFVLYLAVVRNESISHFIRFNTLQAILLDIVLVLCSMLTGILLPGLGQNLLTETLLNVVFLGTIAACVYSVVQSLLGRYAEIPALSEAVYTQVR, encoded by the coding sequence ATGAGTTGGCGTGGATCTGTAACACCTCAAGACAGAGTTTTTGCTTCTCTGCCTTATTTACTTCCTTTAATTGATGTGCTGCCATTTGGCGCTGTTCTGTTTGCACAGTTTCCTAGTCTTAGACTGCTGTTTTTACCACTACAGCCTTTGATAATCATTAATAGTATCCCTTTTGCTAGCTTAATAATTTTCTTTGTTTTATACTTGGCAGTAGTTAGAAACGAAAGTATTAGCCATTTTATTCGGTTCAACACTTTACAGGCAATTTTGTTAGATATTGTTTTGGTTTTGTGCAGTATGCTTACTGGAATATTGCTTCCAGGGCTAGGTCAAAACTTATTAACAGAAACGTTGCTTAACGTAGTATTTCTAGGAACTATCGCTGCTTGCGTATATTCAGTAGTGCAGTCGTTGCTAGGACGTTATGCTGAAATCCCAGCACTTTCAGAGGCGGTTTATACGCAAGTGCGCTAG
- a CDS encoding fumarylacetoacetate hydrolase family protein, with protein MAQRYVRVKTEKGQTYYGLLQLNRSVQVLDAPPWLQGQPTDLQLPADTYQLLAPCAPSKIVAVGKNYANHAAEMGTPVPKEPLLFLKPPTTVTGDESNIFYPPQSQQVDYEGELALVIGERCVQCTPKEAQAKIWGYTIANDVTARDLQKLDGQWTRAKGFDTFCPLGPWIVRELSAGARIQTFLNNFNQPVQSAFIDQMVFPPDVLVSYISQVMTLLPGDVVLTGTPEGVGAIAIGDRVCVEIEGIGQLQNTVVARTIN; from the coding sequence ATGGCGCAACGCTACGTCCGAGTTAAAACCGAAAAAGGGCAGACTTACTACGGTTTACTACAACTAAATCGCAGTGTACAGGTACTGGATGCACCACCTTGGTTACAGGGGCAGCCTACAGATTTACAATTACCAGCAGATACTTACCAGCTACTTGCTCCCTGCGCTCCCTCAAAAATCGTTGCTGTCGGTAAAAATTACGCTAACCACGCCGCCGAAATGGGGACACCAGTTCCCAAAGAGCCACTACTTTTCCTCAAACCTCCTACTACGGTAACTGGTGATGAAAGCAATATTTTTTACCCACCTCAGTCACAGCAGGTAGACTATGAAGGAGAATTGGCTTTAGTAATTGGGGAGCGATGCGTACAATGTACACCCAAAGAAGCTCAAGCCAAGATTTGGGGTTATACCATTGCTAATGATGTTACAGCACGGGATTTACAAAAACTTGACGGTCAATGGACAAGAGCAAAAGGATTTGATACTTTTTGTCCACTAGGTCCTTGGATTGTGCGAGAGTTAAGTGCAGGGGCAAGGATACAGACATTTTTAAATAACTTTAATCAGCCTGTACAATCTGCTTTTATTGACCAGATGGTATTTCCACCAGATGTGTTAGTATCTTATATTTCTCAGGTAATGACGCTTTTACCTGGAGACGTTGTACTTACAGGTACACCCGAAGGCGTTGGAGCTATTGCTATTGGCGATCGCGTTTGTGTAGAAATTGAAGGCATCGGTCAGTTACAAAATACTGTAGTTGCACGCACAATCAATTAA
- the rpsF gene encoding 30S ribosomal protein S6, with product MYILRPDQGDEVVDGTIAKYENFLREQGVEDIQVQHRGKRRLAYEINKHRDGVYVQMNYKGGGHAVAGLERAMRLSEEVIRYLTIKHEVPKSESEAEPEAVEAEA from the coding sequence ATGTATATCCTACGTCCCGATCAAGGGGATGAGGTGGTTGATGGCACGATCGCCAAATATGAAAATTTCTTGCGTGAGCAAGGAGTTGAGGATATTCAAGTTCAGCATCGCGGTAAGCGTCGTCTAGCATACGAAATCAATAAGCATCGTGATGGCGTTTATGTTCAAATGAACTACAAAGGCGGCGGACACGCAGTTGCAGGTTTGGAAAGAGCTATGCGCCTAAGTGAAGAAGTAATTCGCTACTTGACAATTAAGCACGAAGTGCCAAAATCTGAATCTGAAGCTGAACCTGAAGCAGTGGAAGCAGAAGCTTAA
- the ggt gene encoding gamma-glutamyltransferase, which produces MIKLFHQCKSLAVALVSFSISISLVNCPEATAAFLRPAKSKQGMVVSAHPLGTEAGVAMLRKGGNAVDAAVATTFAISVVEPFSAGIGGGGFLLLNWNSTKEIKALDFRERAPQKASRNMYLDANGKVQPQASIDGHLSAGVPGTVAGLYELQRRYGKLKWSEVVAPSINLARNGFIVSDGFVTAFNDRKAAILKNPAARQVFSKNGVAFQRGERLVQRDLAKTLEAIAQNPNNFYTGNIARAIARDMSANRGLITLNDLKAYKPTWRKPVCGNFRQYRVCSMPPPSSGGVHLLQILNIIGDTDLKSLGWHNPDALHLMVEAMRIAYADRSEYLGDPAFVKVPIQALTSRGYAAQRRQEILRETARPSTEVKPAARSTLSQFSSEVPGNIPANAQPKLIKESSDTTHLTVVDAQRNTVSLTFTVNYGFGSGVVVPGTGILLNDEMDDFAAAPGVPNAYGLVGGDANAIAPNKIPLSSMTPTIVTENGRLRMAVGAPGGSTIITTVLQVVLNVLEYGMNVSEAVSAGRIHHQWLPDTVRVDRWGFDPATLADLRRRGQKIELQPYWGNANAIEQTPNGILEGAADPRGEGSAKGL; this is translated from the coding sequence ATGATTAAATTATTTCACCAGTGCAAAAGTTTAGCTGTTGCACTGGTTTCTTTTTCTATCTCTATATCCCTGGTTAATTGTCCAGAAGCAACGGCGGCTTTTTTACGACCAGCAAAAAGTAAACAGGGAATGGTTGTTTCTGCTCATCCCTTGGGGACAGAGGCGGGTGTTGCGATGTTGCGGAAGGGTGGTAATGCTGTTGATGCCGCAGTAGCAACAACTTTTGCTATTTCAGTTGTTGAGCCTTTTTCTGCTGGCATTGGTGGTGGTGGGTTCTTATTATTAAATTGGAATTCTACTAAGGAAATTAAAGCTTTGGATTTCCGAGAACGCGCACCTCAAAAAGCTTCTCGGAATATGTATCTTGATGCTAATGGTAAGGTACAACCGCAAGCTAGTATTGATGGTCATTTATCAGCAGGCGTACCTGGGACTGTAGCTGGATTGTATGAGTTGCAGCGACGTTATGGCAAGTTGAAATGGTCTGAGGTGGTCGCACCATCAATTAATTTAGCTCGTAATGGTTTTATTGTTAGCGATGGCTTTGTTACTGCTTTTAATGATCGAAAAGCTGCAATACTTAAAAATCCTGCGGCTCGTCAAGTTTTTAGCAAAAATGGCGTTGCATTTCAACGAGGAGAACGGTTAGTTCAGCGAGATTTAGCAAAAACTTTAGAGGCGATCGCTCAAAATCCTAATAATTTTTATACAGGTAATATTGCCCGTGCGATCGCTCGTGATATGAGTGCTAATCGTGGCTTAATCACCCTCAACGATCTCAAAGCTTACAAACCTACTTGGCGCAAACCTGTCTGTGGTAATTTCCGTCAATATCGTGTTTGTTCAATGCCACCGCCTTCTTCTGGTGGTGTTCACTTGCTGCAAATATTGAACATCATCGGTGATACTGACTTGAAATCTCTAGGATGGCACAATCCTGATGCTCTACATTTGATGGTAGAAGCAATGCGGATTGCTTATGCCGATCGCTCGGAATATTTAGGCGATCCTGCTTTTGTAAAAGTGCCAATTCAAGCTCTTACCAGTCGTGGTTATGCTGCTCAAAGAAGGCAGGAGATCTTGAGGGAAACGGCACGTCCTTCAACTGAAGTTAAGCCAGCCGCGCGATCAACGTTATCGCAATTTTCCTCAGAAGTTCCAGGTAATATTCCTGCTAACGCACAACCTAAATTAATCAAAGAATCTTCTGATACTACTCATCTAACCGTAGTTGATGCCCAGCGTAATACAGTGAGTTTAACTTTTACTGTTAATTATGGCTTCGGTTCTGGTGTGGTTGTTCCTGGTACAGGAATTTTGCTCAATGATGAGATGGATGATTTTGCGGCTGCGCCTGGTGTACCGAATGCTTATGGGTTAGTGGGTGGAGATGCAAATGCGATCGCGCCTAACAAAATTCCCTTATCCAGCATGACACCAACAATTGTCACCGAAAATGGACGTTTACGCATGGCAGTAGGCGCTCCTGGCGGTAGCACGATCATTACCACTGTGCTACAAGTTGTTTTGAACGTGCTGGAATACGGTATGAATGTCAGTGAGGCAGTTTCAGCCGGAAGAATACATCATCAGTGGCTACCTGATACTGTGAGGGTAGATCGTTGGGGTTTTGATCCAGCAACTTTGGCGGATTTGCGCCGTCGAGGTCAAAAGATTGAATTGCAGCCTTATTGGGGTAATGCTAATGCTATTGAACAGACACCGAATGGCATTTTAGAAGGTGCTGCTGATCCGCGCGGCGAAGGATCTGCTAAGGGTTTGTAG